Proteins from a genomic interval of bacterium:
- a CDS encoding DUF2179 domain-containing protein yields MDIASFFHSHTFSYLVLPLFIFCARIMDVSIGTMRVIFVSKGFKAFAAMCGFFEVLIWIFAITTIMRNLTNVFNYFAYAAGFATGNYVGMVIEEKIALGTVLVRVVARNSVLDLIEYLKNNNYGVTIHDAQGLYGNVTILFTIIPRQNLASVVSFIKQINPQAFYTVEDVRFVNQRIFPNRAISSFDKRQRFSLRYPFRKGK; encoded by the coding sequence ATGGATATCGCTTCATTTTTTCATTCTCACACATTTTCATATCTCGTTCTTCCCCTGTTTATATTCTGCGCCCGTATCATGGATGTGAGTATCGGTACCATGCGCGTTATTTTCGTTTCAAAAGGTTTTAAAGCCTTTGCGGCGATGTGCGGTTTTTTCGAAGTACTCATATGGATTTTCGCCATAACCACGATCATGAGAAATCTCACCAACGTCTTCAATTATTTCGCCTATGCGGCCGGATTCGCCACCGGTAACTATGTCGGCATGGTAATCGAAGAGAAAATCGCCCTCGGAACCGTGCTTGTCCGTGTGGTTGCCAGAAACAGCGTTCTCGATCTCATCGAGTATCTGAAAAACAACAATTATGGGGTCACAATTCATGATGCGCAGGGATTGTACGGGAATGTCACGATACTTTTCACCATAATACCCCGTCAGAATCTTGCCTCGGTTGTTTCATTCATCAAACAGATAAACCCGCAGGCATTTTATACTGTTGAGGATGTAAGATTTGTCAATCAGAGAATATTCCCTAATAGAGCAATATCGTCTTTCGATAAACGGCAGCGGTTCTCTTTACGGTACCCTTTCCGCAAGGGAAAATAA
- a CDS encoding uroporphyrinogen decarboxylase family protein — MTSRDRILTSFAHEEPDRVPAWCGSSPEFWEKSRQALGLDDEGLRLRFGDDFRRVYARYTGPDFTLSSGAAYRSPFGVERNGIGYGQPLSHPLYNATIAEIHDYPWPDPTWMDVSEIRTETEQYHGEYAILGGDWSPFWHDAIDLMGMENLYYLMYDEPEKVDAVMTHLVDYYFDVSRRIFDAAGDAIDIFFIGNDLGSQTGPLLGEAQFKRFILPHIKRLIDLGHGYGLKVMLHCCGGFAPLIPSMIDAGLDGLHAVQPCCHGMDLRTLKAAFGDKILFNGCIDSQHVLIEGNPEYVRRKTREVIDIMKPSGGFVAGASHDYILEETPLENVLAMFDTIREYGVYS, encoded by the coding sequence ATGACATCAAGAGACAGGATTTTAACATCGTTCGCTCATGAAGAGCCCGACCGTGTCCCGGCCTGGTGCGGTTCATCTCCCGAGTTCTGGGAAAAGTCACGGCAAGCGCTGGGCCTTGACGACGAGGGACTGAGGCTCCGGTTCGGAGATGATTTCCGTCGGGTGTATGCGCGGTATACCGGCCCTGATTTTACGCTTTCATCCGGGGCTGCATACCGCTCCCCCTTCGGTGTCGAACGCAACGGGATAGGATACGGGCAACCGCTCAGCCATCCGCTTTACAATGCGACAATCGCGGAAATCCACGATTATCCATGGCCCGACCCCACATGGATGGATGTATCCGAAATACGAACGGAAACAGAACAGTATCATGGCGAATATGCCATACTCGGCGGGGACTGGTCTCCCTTCTGGCACGATGCGATAGACCTCATGGGGATGGAAAATCTCTATTACTTGATGTACGACGAGCCGGAAAAAGTCGATGCGGTCATGACACATCTTGTGGACTATTATTTCGATGTGAGCCGTCGTATTTTCGATGCGGCGGGAGATGCTATCGATATATTCTTCATCGGCAACGACCTGGGCAGCCAGACCGGTCCCCTTTTAGGTGAAGCACAATTCAAACGCTTCATTTTGCCGCATATAAAACGGCTCATCGACCTCGGCCACGGGTACGGTTTAAAGGTGATGCTCCACTGCTGCGGGGGATTTGCGCCGTTGATTCCCTCGATGATCGATGCCGGGCTCGACGGGCTTCATGCTGTTCAACCCTGCTGTCACGGTATGGATTTACGAACGCTCAAGGCCGCGTTCGGGGATAAAATCCTCTTCAACGGCTGCATCGATTCACAGCATGTCCTCATAGAGGGAAATCCGGAGTATGTCCGCAGAAAAACCCGTGAGGTCATCGATATCATGAAGCCCAGCGGCGGTTTCGTAGCAGGCGCCAGCCATGATTACATCCTCGAGGAAACCCCGCTCGAAAATGTTCTGGCCATGTTCGATACCATCCGGGAATACGGCGTATATTCATGA
- a CDS encoding L-rhamnose mutarotase, whose product MRRYGMVIGVKPEKIEEYKRLHAETWPGVLAKIRSCNIVNYSIYLRELEPGKYYLFSYFEYTGGDFDADMASMAADPTTQKWWGVTKPCQLPLPGEESWALMEEVFHTD is encoded by the coding sequence GTGCGGCGTTACGGGATGGTTATCGGTGTCAAACCAGAAAAAATCGAGGAATACAAACGGCTCCATGCTGAGACATGGCCCGGAGTTCTCGCAAAAATACGCTCATGCAATATCGTAAACTACTCCATCTATCTCAGGGAGCTCGAACCGGGAAAATATTATCTGTTCTCATATTTCGAATATACCGGCGGCGATTTTGATGCTGATATGGCGAGCATGGCCGCCGATCCGACCACGCAGAAATGGTGGGGAGTGACCAAACCCTGTCAGTTGCCGCTGCCCGGCGAGGAATCATGGGCTCTCATGGAAGAGGTCTTCCATACTGACTGA